Below is a window of Campylobacter canadensis DNA.
GCTTAATATTGATGAGGATATTAAATTAAGTCTTAGCGATGGCGTTTATAAGGATATAGATAATCAGCTTAGCGATACTATGGAATTTTTCAATTCGGAAATTGATTTGTTAGAAATTTTAGAAAGTGAATTAAATTTATATCTTAGTGATAATTTTTATTGTTTAAATTGTGAAAAGGAGTAAAAAATGGCAGTTCCAAAGAGAAGAGTTAGTAAAACAAGAGCAGCAAAAAGACGCACTCATTATAAAATTGAGCTTGTTAGACCAATTAAGGATAAAGACGGAAACTGGAAATTACCACACCGTGTAAATCCTGTAACTGGCGAATACAACACTAAAGAATAACAATGATTAGAGTTGCTGTTGATGCTATGGGTGGGGATTTTTCCTATCCACCAATTTTACAAGGCTGTATTGATGCTTTAAAAGAAAAGAAAGATTTCTCTATTATCTTAGTTGGTGATGAAGAAGCTTTAAGAAAGGGCATTCCTAGTAATCTTTTAGATAGAATTTCTTTTGTTGATACTAAAGATGTTTTTTTAATGGAAGAAAATTCTACCGATGTTTTAAAAAGAAAAGAAAGCAGCATTTATAAAGCAGTTGAACTTGTAAGAAATAAACAAGCAGATGCAGTTGTATCAGCAGGGCATAGTGGTGCTACTATGAGCCTTGCTACTATTAGATTAGGTAGGGTAAAAGGGGTTGATAGACCAGCTATTGCTACCTTGATGCCATCGGTAACTGGTAGAATTTTAGTTCTTGATGTCGGTGCTAATGTTGATTGTGAGAGTGAAAATTTATTACAATTTGCAATTATGGGAGAAGCATACGCAAAAGAAGTAATGGGCATTAAAGAGCCAAAAATCGGATTGTTATCTAATGGAGAAGAAGATTGTAAAGGCAATAAACTTACAAAAGAAAGTCATAAATTATTAAAAAATATGAAAAATTTTGTAGGCAATATTGAAGGTGGCCATATTTTTAGTGGCGAGTGTGATGTTGTTGTTTGTGATGGTTTTACAGGTAATATTTTGCTAAAAACCGCAGAAGGTACGGTGGGAATTTTTACTAAGTTGTTAAGAAGTGAAATTAGTCAATCAAATTTTGCAAAACTTGGTTATATACTTAGTAAAAAGGCTTTTAAGTCTTTAAAAAGACATCTTGATTATGACCAATACGGCGGAGCTCCATTATTAGGAGTTAATCAATGCACAATAATTTCACATGGAAAAAGTAATGAAATAGCAATAAAAAATGCTATTTTTCAAGCTTTAAAATTTGCTAAGTCAAATATAAATGAGAATATAGAAAATGAAATTAAAAGCATGTATTAAAAGTATTGGTGCTTATTTACCTAAAAATATTGTTTATAATCAGGATTTTGAAACTTTTTTAGATACTAGTGATGAGTGGATTACAAGAAGAACAGGTATTAAACAAAGATTTAAGGCTGATAAAGATGAACAAACAAGTGATTTAGCATATAAAGCAGCTTTAGTTGCTATAAAAAGAGCAAAAATTAATATTGATGATATTGATATGATTATTGTTGCTACTTTAAGTCCTGATTATTTTGCTATGCCATCTACTGCAACCTTAGTTGCTCACAAACTTGGTTTAAAGGTTAGTGCTTTTGATATTAGTGCTGCTTGTTCTGGATTTATTTATATGCTTGAATTAGCAAAATCTTTAGTTGAAAGCGCTAGTAAAAAAAATGTTTTAATAATTGGTGCTGAAAAAATCAGTTCAGTTTTAGATTATAACGACCGTTCAACTTGTGTACTATTTGGCGATGGTGCAGCAGCTTGTGTTATATCTGCTGGTTATGAAAATGAAATTTTAGATGTGCAAACAGCAACTGATGGTGAATATGCAAAATTGCTATTTACAAATAGACCAAAATATAGCAAAGATTGTACTCCAATTAGTCTTAAAATGCAAGGTAATGATGTTTTTAAAGTTGCAGTAAACACTTTAGCAAATGAAGTAAAGCATATTTTAAGTAAAAATAATTTAAGCAAAGATGATATTACACATTTTATTCCACATCAAGCTAATTTAAGAATTATTAATTATGTAAAAGAAAAATTAGAGTTAAAAGATGAGCAATGTTGTGTATGTGTAGATAAATACGGTAATACTTCAGCAGCTTCAATTCCTATTGCTATTAACGAGTTATATGAAAGTAAAAAACTTAAAAAAGGTGATTTAATGTTATTTGATGCCTTTGGTGGTGGCTTTACTTGGGGTAGTGCTTTAGCTTACTTTGATGGCGAATAAATATTTTTTATAAAATTATAAAGCAAAAAGTATTTAATAATTTTAAATTCTAAGTTTTTAACTAATACATTTTTATAAAGTTAAAATGCTATAAGTAACAAATATATTTATATATAAAAGCAGCGTTTTTAAAAAGTGCTTGATTATAAAAGTTGTTTAAAGTTTTATATAATAGTATTTAAAACTCCAATTAAATAAGCCAAAAAGAATATTTCATTGTTGTAAATCTTTCACCTTTTCTTCAAAACTATTATAGCTTTTTCACCACTTGTAACTTCTTTTGTTGCTTTTAAAAGTTCAGGGATTTTGTGTTTAGCTTATTTTCTATTTTTGTTTTTTTTTATTTGATTTTTCATTGTTTTTAAAGTATCAAGCATTATTTTTAGCTGTCTTTTGCTCTTAGTTTTTAATTTTTCTATTTAATCTAACTTATCTTTTTTTAAGCGGATATTGACTTAGCAAAATAGCTTATAACACGATTTTAAGGCTTTTCAATGCAGTTTTAAGCTATTTTCAAGTCTAAAAATAAAGCTTAAATTAAACTTAAACTAGCGTTTAAGGAAAATAAGCTAAAAATGATAAAAATTATTAAAATAAATGTAAAGCTTATATTAAACTTAAATTACTTAAAGCCTTAAAGCTTCACTTTTGCTAATTAATCTTTTTACATTATCAAGCACACGCTCTTTTTTCTTTAAACTGCTTTTTGTTTGTTACTACGATAAAGCTATTTGCAAAATACTTTTATAAATACATAATTATGAAAAAATAAGAATATGTGTTAAGAATTTG
It encodes the following:
- the plsX gene encoding phosphate acyltransferase PlsX produces the protein MIRVAVDAMGGDFSYPPILQGCIDALKEKKDFSIILVGDEEALRKGIPSNLLDRISFVDTKDVFLMEENSTDVLKRKESSIYKAVELVRNKQADAVVSAGHSGATMSLATIRLGRVKGVDRPAIATLMPSVTGRILVLDVGANVDCESENLLQFAIMGEAYAKEVMGIKEPKIGLLSNGEEDCKGNKLTKESHKLLKNMKNFVGNIEGGHIFSGECDVVVCDGFTGNILLKTAEGTVGIFTKLLRSEISQSNFAKLGYILSKKAFKSLKRHLDYDQYGGAPLLGVNQCTIISHGKSNEIAIKNAIFQALKFAKSNINENIENEIKSMY
- the rpmF gene encoding 50S ribosomal protein L32 gives rise to the protein MAVPKRRVSKTRAAKRRTHYKIELVRPIKDKDGNWKLPHRVNPVTGEYNTKE
- a CDS encoding beta-ketoacyl-ACP synthase III, which codes for MKLKACIKSIGAYLPKNIVYNQDFETFLDTSDEWITRRTGIKQRFKADKDEQTSDLAYKAALVAIKRAKINIDDIDMIIVATLSPDYFAMPSTATLVAHKLGLKVSAFDISAACSGFIYMLELAKSLVESASKKNVLIIGAEKISSVLDYNDRSTCVLFGDGAAACVISAGYENEILDVQTATDGEYAKLLFTNRPKYSKDCTPISLKMQGNDVFKVAVNTLANEVKHILSKNNLSKDDITHFIPHQANLRIINYVKEKLELKDEQCCVCVDKYGNTSAASIPIAINELYESKKLKKGDLMLFDAFGGGFTWGSALAYFDGE